One genomic window of Canis lupus baileyi chromosome 24, mCanLup2.hap1, whole genome shotgun sequence includes the following:
- the LOC140616509 gene encoding uncharacterized protein isoform X2 yields the protein MGAGWGPHNYPSWVGRRASTCQGQQPPELQMEDPDVLHLSPLDVPVQDLARKKVKTRPHFRVGDTQPEKKLPGSSGAAPARAAPAGAAAAADHGDTAAAPTAAAAAGAAGRAAAHPVAPAGGTAAPAAPAASTASAATAASAASAASAASAASAATAAATAASTATAPHGVSREDSGQVRRAIRRGRGGSDAAFCWGTPLYTSTTSQASALFTCLPSKDLTRPLPPFLVEVVVSYPC from the exons ATGGGGGCCGGCTGGGGGCCCCACAACTACCCCTCCTGGGTCGGCCGCAGGGCCAGCACCTGCCAAGGGCAGCAGCCACCAGAGCTGCAGATGGAGGATCCAGATGTTCTCCACCTTTCCCCACTGGATGTCCCTGTACAAGACCTTGCTCGCAAAAAAGTGAAAACTCGCCCACACTTCAGAGTAGGAGATACTCAACCAGAGAAAAAACTCCCAGGAAGCTCAG GAGCTGCACCCGCACGAGCTGCACCCGCAggagcggcggcagcagcagacCACGGGGACACTGCAGCAGCCCCCACAGCAGCCgcagcagcaggggcagcaggacgAGCAGCAGCCCACCCGGTAGCACCTGCAGGTGGTACAgctgcccccgcagcccccgcagcctccACAGCCTCCGCAGCTACTGCAGCCTCCGCAGCCTCCGCAGCCTCCGCAGCCTCCGCAGCCTCCGCAGCCACTGCTGCAGCCACCGCAGCCTCCACAGCCACAGCACCCCATGGTGTCAGTAGAGAGGACTCAGGACAGGTGAGGAGGGCGATCAGGAGAGGTCGAGGGGGGTCTGATGCCGCCTTCTGCTGGGGGACCCCCTTATATACCAGCACCACAAGTCAAGCCAGTGCCTTGTTTACCTGTCTTCCCAGTAAAGATCTCACGAGGCCTCTTCCACCCTTCCTTGTTGAAGTCGTGGTCAGTTATCCTTGCTAA
- the LOC140616509 gene encoding uncharacterized protein isoform X1, whose translation MGAGWGPHNYPSWVGRRASTCQGQQPPELQMEDPDVLHLSPLDVPVQDLARKKVKTRPHFRVGDTQPEKKLPGSSALLLAAALPAPTGAAPARAAPAGAAAAADHGDTAAAPTAAAAAGAAGRAAAHPVAPAGGTAAPAAPAASTASAATAASAASAASAASAASAATAAATAASTATAPHGVSREDSGQVRRAIRRGRGGSDAAFCWGTPLYTSTTSQASALFTCLPSKDLTRPLPPFLVEVVVSYPC comes from the exons ATGGGGGCCGGCTGGGGGCCCCACAACTACCCCTCCTGGGTCGGCCGCAGGGCCAGCACCTGCCAAGGGCAGCAGCCACCAGAGCTGCAGATGGAGGATCCAGATGTTCTCCACCTTTCCCCACTGGATGTCCCTGTACAAGACCTTGCTCGCAAAAAAGTGAAAACTCGCCCACACTTCAGAGTAGGAGATACTCAACCAGAGAAAAAACTCCCAGGAAGCTCAG CACTTCTGCTGGCAGCAGCCCTTCCCGCACCCACAGGAGCTGCACCCGCACGAGCTGCACCCGCAggagcggcggcagcagcagacCACGGGGACACTGCAGCAGCCCCCACAGCAGCCgcagcagcaggggcagcaggacgAGCAGCAGCCCACCCGGTAGCACCTGCAGGTGGTACAgctgcccccgcagcccccgcagcctccACAGCCTCCGCAGCTACTGCAGCCTCCGCAGCCTCCGCAGCCTCCGCAGCCTCCGCAGCCTCCGCAGCCACTGCTGCAGCCACCGCAGCCTCCACAGCCACAGCACCCCATGGTGTCAGTAGAGAGGACTCAGGACAGGTGAGGAGGGCGATCAGGAGAGGTCGAGGGGGGTCTGATGCCGCCTTCTGCTGGGGGACCCCCTTATATACCAGCACCACAAGTCAAGCCAGTGCCTTGTTTACCTGTCTTCCCAGTAAAGATCTCACGAGGCCTCTTCCACCCTTCCTTGTTGAAGTCGTGGTCAGTTATCCTTGCTAA